The Actinomadura graeca nucleotide sequence ACCTGTTCGCCCTGTACGGCCTGGTGTTCCTCGACCCGGCCGGGCCGCTGCTGATGTGGGCGGCGTTCACCGCCGCCCAGACCGCCGCCGGGGCCTACGCGCTCTGGCTGGACGGGGAGCCGATCCGTCCCCTGTGGGCGCTGCCGTTCCAGCAGATCGTCTACCGGCAGCTGCTGTACCTGGTCGTCGTCCAGTCGGTGGTCACGGCCGTGCTCGGGGTCGGGCTGCGCTGGCAGACGATCCGCCGCACGGGGACGTTCGGCGACGTCCCGGACGTGCCCGCGGCCCGGTAGAACACCCGGACGACCCCGGGAACAATCCCGGGAGGCTCTCGGTTACATATGACAGCCGGTGTGCCTGGTGTCCCCGGGCCTCACCTTTCGCCTTCACGGAATACCGTCCGGCTGGAGCCGTGTTGTGCCTTTCGCCGAGAGGCGACCCACACACCGGCGTACGACCAGCGCCCCGCCGGGTCACGCGACCCGGCGGGGTCTGGTCATTCAGGGCGATGGAAGACTTGCGGCATGAGTCTCGCTTCGCACCTGGAGGATCTCGGCCGCCCGCTCGTGGAGGAGCAGCTCAAGCACCCGACCGTCGCGGGCATCGCGCGCGGGGACCTCCCCGAAGCGGTGTTCCGGTCCTGGCTGGAGCAGGACTACCTCTTCCTGCACGACTACGTCCGGGTCTTCTCCCGCCTCGCCTGGCAGGCGCCGTCCGCGCACCTCGGCGACCTCGTGGACCTCGCGTACACGACGTTCCACGACGAACTCGACCTGCACCGTTCGCTCTCCGCCTCGTTCGGCGCCGACCTGGACGGCGCGGCGCAGGGCCCCGCCTGCGCCGCTTACACCACGTTCCTGCTGGACAGCGCCGCCACCTACGCCGAGGGGCTCGCCGCGCTCTACCCCTGCATGTGGGGGTACTCGACGCTCGGCGCCCGTCTCGCCGAGGACCCGCCGTCCGAGCCGCGCTACCGCCGCTGGGTCGACACCTATGCCGATCCCGGATTCGCCGCGCTGACGGGCCGCTGCGCCCAGATGATCGACGAGTCGGGGGCCGACGCGGGACGCGCCGAACGCCTGTTCCTGGAAGGTATGCGCCACGAGCTCGCCTTCTGGGACGTGCCGCTCTGACCCTCGGAACCGCCCGCAGGACCGGATGACCGTCAGGACCGGATGACCGTCAGGACCGGATGACCGTCAGGGCCGGGCGGCCGTCAGGGCCGGGTAGTCGACGTACCCCTCGGCCTCCCCGCCGTAGACGAGGTCCGGGATGTACGGCGCCAGCGGCGCGCCGGTGGCGAACCGCGCAGGCAGGTCGGGGTTGGAGATGAACAGGCGCCCGAATGAGAACACGTCCGCCAGGCCCGCCGCGATGACCTCCTCCCCGGCGCGCTGCGCGGTGGCCTCAGGCCCGTTGAAGTTGCCGATGAGCGTTCCCGACCAGCGGGGCCGCAGGTCGGCGAGCGCACCGTAGGCACCGCGCTCGATGACGTGCAGGTACGCGAGGCCGAGCGGGTCGAGCGCGTCGACGAGCGCGCGGTAGGTGCCGCGCGGGTCCCGCTCGGCGATCTCGTTCTCCGGGTTGTCGGGCGAGATCCGCAGTCCGACGCGCCCGGCGCCGATCGCGGCGACGACGGCGTCCACCACGTCCAGGGTGAAGCGGAGCCGGCCGTCGAGCGAACCACCGAACCGGTCGGTGCGCAGGTTGGTGTTCTCGGCGAGGAACTGCTGGAAGAGGTAGCCGTTCGCGCCATGGATCTCCACCCCGTCGAACCCGGCGCGGACCGCGTTGCGCGCCGCGGCGGCGAACGCGGCGACCGTCTCCTCGATCTCGGCGATCGTCATCGCGCGCGGCGTCACGTGATCGAGGTCGCCCTCGTGCGTGAAGATCTGCTCCGACTCGATCCGCACGGCCGACGGCGCCAGGGGGGTCGCCCCGCCGGGCTGGGCGAGCGGATGCGACATGCGCCCGACGTGCCAGAGCTGGGCGAAGATCGTCCCGCCCACCGCGTGGACGTCACCGGTGACCTCGCGCCACCCCGCGACCTGCTCGTCGGTGACCAGGCCGGGGATGCCGGGACCGGCCTTGCCGCGGGGGTCCGGCCAGATCCCCTCGGTGACGATCAGCCCGGCGGCGGCGCGCTGCGCGTAGTAGTGCCTGGTCAGCGGGTGCGGGACGGCGGTGACGTCGTCCGCCCGTCCGCGCGTCATCGGCGCCATCGCGATCCGGTTGGGCAGGGTGAGGTGCGGTCCCTCGTAGGGGTGGAGGAGGGGGCTGGCCATCGTCATCACCTTCCGTGCCGGTGTTCTTACCGTACTGGAATTTGCATGTACCTACATGTGTTGTATGTACATGCAGATATTGGCACCCTGGGTACGATGTGTCAACGGAAAGCCGAGGTGGACGTGATGAGGGCAGACGGGACCGGGATCGACGCCCGGGTCTGGGACGGC carries:
- a CDS encoding TenA family protein, whose protein sequence is MSLASHLEDLGRPLVEEQLKHPTVAGIARGDLPEAVFRSWLEQDYLFLHDYVRVFSRLAWQAPSAHLGDLVDLAYTTFHDELDLHRSLSASFGADLDGAAQGPACAAYTTFLLDSAATYAEGLAALYPCMWGYSTLGARLAEDPPSEPRYRRWVDTYADPGFAALTGRCAQMIDESGADAGRAERLFLEGMRHELAFWDVPL
- a CDS encoding alkene reductase, with product MTMASPLLHPYEGPHLTLPNRIAMAPMTRGRADDVTAVPHPLTRHYYAQRAAAGLIVTEGIWPDPRGKAGPGIPGLVTDEQVAGWREVTGDVHAVGGTIFAQLWHVGRMSHPLAQPGGATPLAPSAVRIESEQIFTHEGDLDHVTPRAMTIAEIEETVAAFAAAARNAVRAGFDGVEIHGANGYLFQQFLAENTNLRTDRFGGSLDGRLRFTLDVVDAVVAAIGAGRVGLRISPDNPENEIAERDPRGTYRALVDALDPLGLAYLHVIERGAYGALADLRPRWSGTLIGNFNGPEATAQRAGEEVIAAGLADVFSFGRLFISNPDLPARFATGAPLAPYIPDLVYGGEAEGYVDYPALTAARP